One region of Miscanthus floridulus cultivar M001 chromosome 19, ASM1932011v1, whole genome shotgun sequence genomic DNA includes:
- the LOC136529743 gene encoding uncharacterized protein isoform X2 yields the protein MRGCAEAIARTVLAFLDAVILGCLRSCFGARPRRGSGRRDALVHGDQAAAAEVIWDDEEGLVRDGRVHEDLADGGGIDEELRHECDNKPTSGPPANSKLLFEANSSEGCEDCHSLRYELNTEDAGHHHGVEFVPHSASSEKRLFQNIQHKPLDSSGSPFPTPLVLRDDMQTPGTAYASHRGTSVSGKRVRTRKQFIYPVLRSIENRLKQTELTEDSSPLASSNPLKGRNLESDPIKDPTQRSSTSVVISGLSETPSYSAHDPNASYEVKEAPSPDELLDGKGLPKSNSDEKNVALSLSRWLKSSSADAENQGDVKCPAGDQSFDDCSFLTEKPVLAASDLNLNTDNPTPRLPKAWDGNGIPNTTTRYKEDQRVNWHTTPFEQRLLKVLSDEDRCPPRKVVREKLFHLEEKAE from the exons ATGCGCGGGTGCGCGGAGGCGATCGCGAGGACTGTGCTGGCCTTCCTCGACGCCGTCATCCTGGGCTGCCTCCGCTCATGCTTCGGCGCACGCCCCCGCCGGGGCTCTGGCCGCCGT GATGCGCTCGTGCACGGGGATCAggccgcggcggcggaggtcATCTGGGATGACGAGGAAG GTTTGGTAAGGGATGGACGAGTTCATGAGGATTTGGCTGACGGGGGTGGAATTGATGAGGAGCTTAGACACGAG TGTGACAACAAGCCCACTTCTGGACCACCAGCGAACAGTAAATTGCTGTTTGAAGCTAATTCATCAGAAGG ATGTGAGGACTGTCACTCGCTCAGGTATGAACTGAACACTGAAGATGCTGGCCATCATCATGGAGTTGAATTTGTTCCTCATTCAGCTTCCTCGGAAAAGAGATTGTTTCAAAACATCCAGCACAAGCCTCTTGATTCTAGTGGTTCGCCGTTCCCAACTCCTCTAGTTCTCAGGGATGATATGCAGACCCCTGGAACAGCCTATGCTTCACATAGAGGGACTTCTGTATCTGGAAAGCGTGTGCGAACCCGGAAACAATTCATATACCCTGTCCTCAGATCCATTGAGAACAGACTTAAGCAAACAGAACTGACAGAAGATTCTTCACCATTAGCATCGTCCAATCCTCTAAAAGGGAGAAACTTGGAATCAGATCCTATCAAGGATCCAACCCAAAGATCTTCAACTTCAGTGGTTATATCAGGATTGTCTGAAACTCCATCATATTCTGCACATGATCCTAATGCTTCATACGAAGTAAAAGAAGCACCGTCTCCCGATGAGTTACTCGATGGCAAAGGACTACCAAAATCCAACTCAGATGAAAAGAATGTTGCATTGAGCCTGTCCCGCTGGCTGAAATCCTCCTCCGCAGATGCTGAGAATCAAGGTGATGTTAAGTGTCCAGCAGGGGATCAATCGTTTGATGACTGCAGCTTTCTAACTGAGAAGCCTGTCCTCGCGGCATCTGATCTGAACTTGAATACCGATAACCCCACTCCTAGGTTACCCAAGGCATGGGATGGCAACGGTATTCCCAACACAACCACCAGATACAAAGAG GATCAAAGGGTCAATTGGCACACCACGCCATTTGAACAGAGACTGCTGAAGGTGTTATCTGATGAGGACCGTTGCCCTCCAAG GAAAGTCGTCCGGGAGAAGTTGTTCCATCTCGAGGAGAAAGCTGAGTAG
- the LOC136529743 gene encoding protein JASON-like isoform X3: MRGCAEAIARTVLAFLDAVILGCLRSCFGARPRRGSGRRDALVHGDQAAAAEVIWDDEEGLVRDGRVHEDLADGGGIDEELRHECDNKPTSGPPANSKLLFEANSSEGYELNTEDAGHHHGVEFVPHSASSEKRLFQNIQHKPLDSSGSPFPTPLVLRDDMQTPGTAYASHRGTSVSGKRVRTRKQFIYPVLRSIENRLKQTELTEDSSPLASSNPLKGRNLESDPIKDPTQRSSTSVVISGLSETPSYSAHDPNASYEVKEAPSPDELLDGKGLPKSNSDEKNVALSLSRWLKSSSADAENQGDVKCPAGDQSFDDCSFLTEKPVLAASDLNLNTDNPTPRLPKAWDGNGIPNTTTRYKEDQRVNWHTTPFEQRLLKVLSDEDRCPPRKVVREKLFHLEEKAE, from the exons ATGCGCGGGTGCGCGGAGGCGATCGCGAGGACTGTGCTGGCCTTCCTCGACGCCGTCATCCTGGGCTGCCTCCGCTCATGCTTCGGCGCACGCCCCCGCCGGGGCTCTGGCCGCCGT GATGCGCTCGTGCACGGGGATCAggccgcggcggcggaggtcATCTGGGATGACGAGGAAG GTTTGGTAAGGGATGGACGAGTTCATGAGGATTTGGCTGACGGGGGTGGAATTGATGAGGAGCTTAGACACGAG TGTGACAACAAGCCCACTTCTGGACCACCAGCGAACAGTAAATTGCTGTTTGAAGCTAATTCATCAGAAGG GTATGAACTGAACACTGAAGATGCTGGCCATCATCATGGAGTTGAATTTGTTCCTCATTCAGCTTCCTCGGAAAAGAGATTGTTTCAAAACATCCAGCACAAGCCTCTTGATTCTAGTGGTTCGCCGTTCCCAACTCCTCTAGTTCTCAGGGATGATATGCAGACCCCTGGAACAGCCTATGCTTCACATAGAGGGACTTCTGTATCTGGAAAGCGTGTGCGAACCCGGAAACAATTCATATACCCTGTCCTCAGATCCATTGAGAACAGACTTAAGCAAACAGAACTGACAGAAGATTCTTCACCATTAGCATCGTCCAATCCTCTAAAAGGGAGAAACTTGGAATCAGATCCTATCAAGGATCCAACCCAAAGATCTTCAACTTCAGTGGTTATATCAGGATTGTCTGAAACTCCATCATATTCTGCACATGATCCTAATGCTTCATACGAAGTAAAAGAAGCACCGTCTCCCGATGAGTTACTCGATGGCAAAGGACTACCAAAATCCAACTCAGATGAAAAGAATGTTGCATTGAGCCTGTCCCGCTGGCTGAAATCCTCCTCCGCAGATGCTGAGAATCAAGGTGATGTTAAGTGTCCAGCAGGGGATCAATCGTTTGATGACTGCAGCTTTCTAACTGAGAAGCCTGTCCTCGCGGCATCTGATCTGAACTTGAATACCGATAACCCCACTCCTAGGTTACCCAAGGCATGGGATGGCAACGGTATTCCCAACACAACCACCAGATACAAAGAG GATCAAAGGGTCAATTGGCACACCACGCCATTTGAACAGAGACTGCTGAAGGTGTTATCTGATGAGGACCGTTGCCCTCCAAG GAAAGTCGTCCGGGAGAAGTTGTTCCATCTCGAGGAGAAAGCTGAGTAG
- the LOC136529743 gene encoding protein JASON-like isoform X1, with protein sequence MRGCAEAIARTVLAFLDAVILGCLRSCFGARPRRGSGRRDALVHGDQAAAAEVIWDDEEGLVRDGRVHEDLADGGGIDEELRHEAIYLKLCGTISETPAELCSEESYENNLENTNECDNKPTSGPPANSKLLFEANSSEGCEDCHSLRYELNTEDAGHHHGVEFVPHSASSEKRLFQNIQHKPLDSSGSPFPTPLVLRDDMQTPGTAYASHRGTSVSGKRVRTRKQFIYPVLRSIENRLKQTELTEDSSPLASSNPLKGRNLESDPIKDPTQRSSTSVVISGLSETPSYSAHDPNASYEVKEAPSPDELLDGKGLPKSNSDEKNVALSLSRWLKSSSADAENQGDVKCPAGDQSFDDCSFLTEKPVLAASDLNLNTDNPTPRLPKAWDGNGIPNTTTRYKEDQRVNWHTTPFEQRLLKVLSDEDRCPPRKVVREKLFHLEEKAE encoded by the exons ATGCGCGGGTGCGCGGAGGCGATCGCGAGGACTGTGCTGGCCTTCCTCGACGCCGTCATCCTGGGCTGCCTCCGCTCATGCTTCGGCGCACGCCCCCGCCGGGGCTCTGGCCGCCGT GATGCGCTCGTGCACGGGGATCAggccgcggcggcggaggtcATCTGGGATGACGAGGAAG GTTTGGTAAGGGATGGACGAGTTCATGAGGATTTGGCTGACGGGGGTGGAATTGATGAGGAGCTTAGACACGAG GCAATTTACCTTAAGCTATGCGGCACTATTTCTGAAACCCCAGCTGAACTTTGCAGTGAGGAGTCATATGAAAACAATTTGGAAAATACTAATGAG TGTGACAACAAGCCCACTTCTGGACCACCAGCGAACAGTAAATTGCTGTTTGAAGCTAATTCATCAGAAGG ATGTGAGGACTGTCACTCGCTCAGGTATGAACTGAACACTGAAGATGCTGGCCATCATCATGGAGTTGAATTTGTTCCTCATTCAGCTTCCTCGGAAAAGAGATTGTTTCAAAACATCCAGCACAAGCCTCTTGATTCTAGTGGTTCGCCGTTCCCAACTCCTCTAGTTCTCAGGGATGATATGCAGACCCCTGGAACAGCCTATGCTTCACATAGAGGGACTTCTGTATCTGGAAAGCGTGTGCGAACCCGGAAACAATTCATATACCCTGTCCTCAGATCCATTGAGAACAGACTTAAGCAAACAGAACTGACAGAAGATTCTTCACCATTAGCATCGTCCAATCCTCTAAAAGGGAGAAACTTGGAATCAGATCCTATCAAGGATCCAACCCAAAGATCTTCAACTTCAGTGGTTATATCAGGATTGTCTGAAACTCCATCATATTCTGCACATGATCCTAATGCTTCATACGAAGTAAAAGAAGCACCGTCTCCCGATGAGTTACTCGATGGCAAAGGACTACCAAAATCCAACTCAGATGAAAAGAATGTTGCATTGAGCCTGTCCCGCTGGCTGAAATCCTCCTCCGCAGATGCTGAGAATCAAGGTGATGTTAAGTGTCCAGCAGGGGATCAATCGTTTGATGACTGCAGCTTTCTAACTGAGAAGCCTGTCCTCGCGGCATCTGATCTGAACTTGAATACCGATAACCCCACTCCTAGGTTACCCAAGGCATGGGATGGCAACGGTATTCCCAACACAACCACCAGATACAAAGAG GATCAAAGGGTCAATTGGCACACCACGCCATTTGAACAGAGACTGCTGAAGGTGTTATCTGATGAGGACCGTTGCCCTCCAAG GAAAGTCGTCCGGGAGAAGTTGTTCCATCTCGAGGAGAAAGCTGAGTAG